The following nucleotide sequence is from Bacteroidota bacterium.
CAATCAGACCGCCTTCAGAATAAAAATGATTCTGTTTGAAATTGCCTTCTTCATCTTTCACTCTTTCATCCACAAGATTTAGATGAATGCTTTTGTTCAGGTAAGCTAACTCACGGAGGCGAGCTGCCAAGGTATCATAACTATACACCGTTTGTGTAAAAATCGTGGCATCGGGTTGAAAGGTAACAATGGTGCCTCTGTAATCGGTGGTTCCGATTTCCTTTACTGGAGCTAAGGGTTTCCCTTCGGAGTAATCCTGCTCATACATCTTGCCCTGACGGTGAACTTGCACCTTCATATGTATAGAAAGAGCATTCACACAAGAAACACCCACACCGTGTAGCCCCCCGGAAACCTTATAGGAATCTTTGTCAAACTTTCCACCAGCATGCAACACCGTCATAACCACTTGCAAGGCACTGACCCCTTCTTTTTCGTGTATGTCAACCGGAATACCGCGGCCATCATCCTTTACGGAAATAGAATTGTTTTCGTGGATAGTTACAAAGATGTTTTTACAATGACCTGCTAACGCTTCATCAATCGAGTTGTCCACTACTTCGTAAACCAGGTGGTGAAGCCCCTTTGCACCTGTGTCGCCTATATACATCGCCGGGCGTTTGCGCACGGCTTCCAAGCCTTCTAACACCTGAATACTGCTGGCGGAATAATCTGATTTGCCCTTTTTTTCTTCCATGGATATATCTTGAGTTTCTGCTGTCATTTTTTAGGATTATTTGACCGGAATCCGGTTCTTTTTTAAGGTGTCGCGAAGTTAATATTTCCACCCCCTTTCTTCTTCTTTTTCACAATTATTTTATCCCTAAATAATTCGGACAAAAAACGAGGTGATTTAGCCTCAAAGAACGCCCTTGTCACACGATCTTTTTACCAAAATGTTACATTTAACACCAAAATTAAGGAAGTGATATGGATACAATTCGAAAACTGCTTTCGGCAAATAAACAGTGGGCCAAACGACAGGTAGAAGTAGAGCCTGATTTCTTCGAAAAACTTGAGAAATTACAGAATCCAGAAATCTTGTGGATTGGATGTAGCGACAGCCGAGTGCCTGCCAATGAAATTACAGATACAAAACCAGGAGAAATATTTGTTCACCGAAACGTGGCAAATCTGGTTATTCATACAGACTTAAACCTATTGAGTGTATTGCATTATTCCGTGGTGGTGCTTCACGTGAAACATATTATTGTCTGTGGGCATTATGGCTGCGGAGGGGTGAAAGCCGCCATGACGCATCAAAGTTTTGGGATTCTGAATAAATGGCTCCGGAATATTAAGGATGTCTATCGCATTCATCAGCAGGAAGTAGATGCTCTTGCTACTGAAGAGGAGCGCTTGAACCGCATGGCAGAGTTGAATGTGAAAGAACAGGTGATGAATCTCGCCAAAACGTCTATTGTGCAAAAGTCATGGGCAGAACACGGGATCCCTCACATTCACGGATGGATTTATTCCTTGCATGACGGGATCATCAAAGCTATTGAAATTATACCACCCGGAACGACCTTGGATAGTGTATATCAGTTCGATAGTTTTTAAAACACGAGCTAGCATCTGATTCTTTCAGATATCAAATGAGTTAAATAGCGTCGTCGTAATTCGCAATAAAAGTTTAAAAAAGTGTCGGATTCTTTCCTGAGGTATTCCCCTCATGTTCCAACAGCCACTGTTTTCGCCATAAACCGCCGGCATAGCCGGTCAATTTACCATCTTCACTTATTACCCGATGGCAAGGAATGATAATGGCGATAGGGTTTCTGGCATTGGCATGCCCCACCGCACGCACTGAACCAGGATTTTTTAATTGTATGGCTATGGTACGGTAAGCAGTAGTCTCACCATAAGGAATATTGCGAAGTTCAGACCACACTATCTGTTGAAATGCAGTTCCTTCAGGGCTTAAATTCAAGGTAAACTCCTTCCTTTTCCCTTCAAAATATTCCTGTAATTCATCTTTGCACTGCCGAAGAATCTCAGGGACCTTATCAGAATCTTCACCCCGGTCCATTACAAATTTCACCTCGGTAATAAATTTATTCGTGCCGACTATTTCTAGTTCTCCAAGAGGACAGCCTAGATAAGTCGAGAAATGCTTCTTCATCTAGGATAAAAGTAGCATTTTCATGATGAAATATAGACAGGATGAAGAAGGTTATTGTATTCGGCGCAACAGGAAGAACTGGGCGATACATAGTTCAATATGCTTTGGAGGCAGGCCATGAGGTAACGGCATTTGCTCGCAATAACAAATCTGTGGTCAAGCACCCTGGTCTAAGTGTTGTTGAGGGGAATGCTCTGGACGAGCAAGCGGTGCTTAATTCTATAAAAGGAAATGAGGTAGTTATCTCCGCATTGGGAACAGATCAATTAGAAGGAGATGCCGTGAATATGATGAGCGAAGCCATGAAGATTTTTATCAGAGCCATGAAAGAAAATAATATCCTAAGAGTGTTAGCGGTTGGAGGCTTAGGGGTATTGCAGTTTAATGAAACGATGCAATTGCTTGACAAACCAGATTATTCACCCAAATATAAAGCCATTGGGGAGGGACACAATAAGGTGTATCAGGTGCTTCGTCAAAGCCAAATGGATTGGACTTATGTATGCTGCCCTGATATAGTAGCTGCCGTCAAAACTGAAAGATATCGGGTTAATAAGGATTACCCCGCAGAAGGTTTATTCAAGATAAATACAGGCGATCTGGCAAATTTCATAGTTAAGGAGATGGTAGAGGATAAGTTTTTGAAGACCAGAGTTGGTATTTGTAATTACTGACAAAACCAGTCCCTTCATTAGCCTTTCCTCCGCCAATTTGTTTTTTCCACTAAGAAATTATCTTTGCAGTCCTTTTTAAAAGGCTTCCCTAATGTTATTAACTACAGATGTTCAACTTTTTTCCGGCACAGCAACCAAATATCTAGCTGAGGACATTGCTGACCACTATGGTCAAGACCTAGGTAAGATGGACGTTCTTAGATTTAGCGATGGCGAATTTCAACCCGAAATACAGGAGTCTGTGCGCGGTTCATTTGTGTTTATTATTCAAAACACCAATGCGCCCGGAGACAATCTGCTGGAGCTACTGATGATGATAGATGCTGTTAAAAGAGCCTCTGCGGACTATATCACCGCGGTGATTCCGTACTTTGGCTATGCACGTCAGGATCGTAAAGATCGTCCCCGTGTAGGTATTGGCGCAAAACTGGTAGCCAACCTTTTAACTGCGGCCGGTGCTAATCGCGTCATGACGATGGACCTTCATGCGGGACAAATCCAAGGATTCTTTGATATTCCCTTAGATCACCTGAATGGCTCGGCCATTTTCCTTCCCTATATCCAGAAGCAAAAGTGGAGCAATCTCTGTTTCGCCTCTCCTGATGTAGGAAGTGTGAAAAGAGCTCGCATCTATGCCCAGCACTTCAATGCAGACATGGTGATTTGCGACAAATACCGCAAACGTGCCAACGAAGTAGCTGAAATGACCCTAATCGGAAATGTGGAAGGGAAAGATGTGGTCCTAGTGGATGACATGGTAGATACCGGAGGCACCCTTTGCAGTGCGGCTAACATGCTGATGAGCAAGGGAGCTAAAAGTGTTCGTGCCATTTGTACCCATCCGGTACTTTCGGGAAATGCTTATGAGAATATTGAAAAAAGTCAACTAAGTGAGTTGATTGTCTCTAACTCACTCCCCCTCAAACAGGAATCAAAGAAGATTAAGGTGCTTAGTGTGGCGAAACTCTTCGGTCAGGCTATCAGAAATACACATGAACACAAGAGCATCAATTCCTTATTCCTAACGCCAAGCGTATAATTAATAATCATCAAATCGTAAACAAATAAACAATCATAAACAATGGAAACAGTAGTAATCAACGGCACGCCAAGAACCGAATTAGGTAAAAAGGCTACGCGTGCACTGCGCAAGGCAGGTAACGTTCCTTGCAATCTTTACGGTGGCAAAGAAACCATCAATTTTCAAGCTCCGGCAACGGCATTCCGCAAACTGATTTACACGCCCGACTTTCGTCTGGCCGAGATTCAGTTAGATGGCAAATCATACAAAGCGATTCTGAAAGACTCGCAGTTTGACCCCATCAAGGATGGCATTCTTCACCTCGACTTTCAGGAGTTGATGGATAATGTGAAAGTGAAAGTGGCTATTCCGCTTCGACTTCAGGGAACTCCGAAGGGAATCATAGACGGTGGAAAGTTGGAGCAGGCGTTCAGAAAACTGAATATCATGGCTTTGCCTAAAGACCTTCCGAATGTAATCGAAGTAGATATCACCGACATGAAACTTGGCGACATTAAAAGAATCCAGGACATCAGTATTCCGGGAGTGGCCATTTTGCACAGCGGGAAAAATCCTTTTGCTTCTGTATTAATCCCACGGGCCGTGAAAGAGGAAGTTCCGACGGCGGCAGCAGCTACTCCGGCAGCGGGTGCAGCACCGTCAGCGGATGCCAAAGCTGAAGCAAAAACCGACTCTAAGGCAGACGATAAGAAAAAGTAAACCGATAGCAAACTGTGGGTTTTCTGATTGCCGGCCTTGGCAACATAGGCAACGAATACGAAAACACAAGGCACAACATCGGCTTCAAAATTCTCGATCAATTTGCCAATACACAAGGCGCTCCGTTTCAAATGGAGCGCCTTGCTTTTTTTGCTGAGTATCGCAGTCGCGGTAAGAATATTTATCTCATCAAGCCCACCACTTTCATGAACCTGAGTGGCAAGGCTGTTCGATATTGGATGAATGAATTTAAAATTCCACAACAAAATTTGCTTGTGGTTCTCGACGATCTCGCTATTCCCTTTGGTCAGGTGCGTTTGCGCGCCAAAGGCAGCGACGGTGGGCACAACGGACTGAAAGACATTGACGCTGCACTCGGCAACAACAATTATCCGCGCCTGCGCTTCGGCATCGGCAGCGAATTTTCAAAAGGACATCAGGTGAATTATGTATTGAGCCCTTGGAGTGGAGAAGAACAAAAACTTCTGCCAGAAAGAATCAAAGTGTCCTGCGACGCTATTAATAGCTTTTTATTTGAAGGCCTAGAGAGAGCTATGACAAAGTACAATAAGAGTTAACAGTTCACAGTTGACAGTTCGAAGTTTTCTTACCGTAAACGGTGAACCGTTAACCATCAAACCATTCTCATGAAGATTATTTGCATCGGCAGAAACTATTCTGAACACACCAAAGAAATGAACGCGGTCATTCCCGACGATCCGGTTGTGTTTATGAAGCCGCAAACGGCTTTATTGAAAGACAATAAGCCTTTCTTTCATCCCGAATGGAGTAAGGACATTCATTATGAAACCGAACTGGTGTTCAAAATCTGTAAGCAGGGGAAATATATTGATGAAAAATTCGCATCAAAATATTATGACGAGGTCACGACCGGTATTGATTTCACAGCGCGCGACCTTCAGTCCATTCAAAAGGAAAAGAAACTGCCCTGGGAAATCTCCAAATCATTTGACAATTCTGCTGTGGTGGGTAAATTTTTCAAACTCGCAGAACTGGGCAAGTCCAGCAACTTTCAGTTTTCGATGAAGTTGAATGGCAAAGAAGTCCAGCGGGGCAATTCAAACCAAATGATGTTCTCTCCTGAAAAAATCATTGCCTACATCTCTCAATTTTTCACACTGCAAGTAGGCGATTTACTCTATACAGGCACACCGGTAGGCGTAGGCGCCGTGAAACCCAGCGATCGCCTCGAAGGCTTTCTGGAAATGGAAAAGGTTTTTGATTTTGAAGTGAAATAGTTTCTTTGCCTGTCAAGGCCAAAATTTTGAAAGCAACCAAGGAAACTCTTTTAAACGCATACCGGCTCATGTGTACCGCCAAAGCTATGACGGAACTTTATGAGGAGCGTAAAGACATCACCTCTAAATATGTCCACGCTACCTCACGAGGGCATGAAGCTATCCAACTGGCAGCCGCGTTTCAGTTACTACCCCAGGATTTCGTCTATCCTTATTACCGGGATGATTCCATATTGCTGGGTATTGGGTTCACTCCTTTTGACCTGATGTTACAACTGATGGCCAAAAAGACTGATTACTTCTCAGGCGGACGAAGTTATTATTGCCATCCCTCCTCCACGCGCGAAGACCTGCCTAAAATTCCGCACCAGTCCTCTGCTACCGGTATGCAGGTTATTCCAGCGACCGGTACTGCACAGGGACTTCAGTATAAGGAAGAACAACTGTTAGCCAGTTTCCCCAAAGGAGAAAATCCGGTAGTTATTTGTTCTCTGGGTGACGGCGCTATAACTGAAGGCGAGGTGAGCGAGGCCTTGCAAATGGCGGTGCTGCATCAATATCCCATTATTTACCTTGTGCAGGATAATGAGTGGGATATTTCGGCTCACTCTTCTGAGATCCGCGCACAGAATGCATCAGAATATGCCCAAGGTTTTAAAGGGTTAAAGGTGGAAACGATTAACGGCACCGATTTCACCGAATGTCTGGATGCTATGAGTAGGGTAGTGACCTATGTACGCAATAATCGGGAACCCTATCTGGTTCACGCGAAGGTACCGCTGCTTAACCACCACACTTCAGGTGTGAGAAAGGAATGGTATCGTCCAAAAGAAAATCTGGACAGCGACCAAAAGCGCGACCCTTTCAACCATCTTAAGAAACATTTGCTTTATGAAGTCAATGTAACGGAATCCAAACTGAATGACATAGAAGCTAAGGCTAAGTCGTTGGTACAAAAAGACTTTGAACGTGCTTTGCTAGAACCTAATCCGGACGAAGAAGATTTGACAACACACATATTCGCCCCTACACTGGTAACGGTAGAAAAAGGAAATCGCAGTCCCAAAAATGGAAGCGTGGTAGTGATGGTTGACTCTGCTCTACATGCAGTGGATGAAATTCTGCAAAAGCATCCCGAAGCGCTGCTTTATGGTCAGGATGTTGGTGGTGAATTAGGCGGTGTATTCCGTGAAGCAGCTTTGCTAGCTAAAAAATATGGCGATGGGCGCGTGTTTAATACGCCCATCATGGAAGCATATATAATTGGTTCTACAGTAGGCATGAGTGCAGCCGGCTGCAAGCCCATAGTCGAGGTTCAGTTTGCGGACTATATTTTTTCTGGTGTAAACCAGTTATTTACAGAGGTGTCGCGCTCTTGTTATCTCACCAATGGAAAATATCCGGTTCAGGCCCTCGTGCGCATTCCCATTGGTGCCTATGGCAGCGGCGGCCCCTATCATTCTTCCTGCGTCGAAAGTTTTGTATTGCAGATTAAGGGAGTCAAAGTAGCCTATCCCCTCCAATGCCGCTGATATGAAAGGCTTGCTTAAAGCAGGTTTCTATGATCCCAACCCAGTGGTGATTTTTGAGCATAAGGGTTTATACTGGAGCAAGGTGAAAGGAACCGAACAGGCCAAAACTGTAGAGCCGGATGAAAATTATATCATTCCTTTTGGCAAAGCTCGGCAAGCATTGGCCGCTTCTGAGAAGAATATTAATAACGGTGAA
It contains:
- a CDS encoding SDR family oxidoreductase, producing the protein MKKVIVFGATGRTGRYIVQYALEAGHEVTAFARNNKSVVKHPGLSVVEGNALDEQAVLNSIKGNEVVISALGTDQLEGDAVNMMSEAMKIFIRAMKENNILRVLAVGGLGVLQFNETMQLLDKPDYSPKYKAIGEGHNKVYQVLRQSQMDWTYVCCPDIVAAVKTERYRVNKDYPAEGLFKINTGDLANFIVKEMVEDKFLKTRVGICNY
- a CDS encoding 50S ribosomal protein L25 → METVVINGTPRTELGKKATRALRKAGNVPCNLYGGKETINFQAPATAFRKLIYTPDFRLAEIQLDGKSYKAILKDSQFDPIKDGILHLDFQELMDNVKVKVAIPLRLQGTPKGIIDGGKLEQAFRKLNIMALPKDLPNVIEVDITDMKLGDIKRIQDISIPGVAILHSGKNPFASVLIPRAVKEEVPTAAAATPAAGAAPSADAKAEAKTDSKADDKKK
- a CDS encoding aminoacyl-tRNA hydrolase; this encodes MGFLIAGLGNIGNEYENTRHNIGFKILDQFANTQGAPFQMERLAFFAEYRSRGKNIYLIKPTTFMNLSGKAVRYWMNEFKIPQQNLLVVLDDLAIPFGQVRLRAKGSDGGHNGLKDIDAALGNNNYPRLRFGIGSEFSKGHQVNYVLSPWSGEEQKLLPERIKVSCDAINSFLFEGLERAMTKYNKS
- a CDS encoding ribose-phosphate pyrophosphokinase — translated: MLLTTDVQLFSGTATKYLAEDIADHYGQDLGKMDVLRFSDGEFQPEIQESVRGSFVFIIQNTNAPGDNLLELLMMIDAVKRASADYITAVIPYFGYARQDRKDRPRVGIGAKLVANLLTAAGANRVMTMDLHAGQIQGFFDIPLDHLNGSAIFLPYIQKQKWSNLCFASPDVGSVKRARIYAQHFNADMVICDKYRKRANEVAEMTLIGNVEGKDVVLVDDMVDTGGTLCSAANMLMSKGAKSVRAICTHPVLSGNAYENIEKSQLSELIVSNSLPLKQESKKIKVLSVAKLFGQAIRNTHEHKSINSLFLTPSV
- a CDS encoding fumarylacetoacetate hydrolase family protein, translated to MKIICIGRNYSEHTKEMNAVIPDDPVVFMKPQTALLKDNKPFFHPEWSKDIHYETELVFKICKQGKYIDEKFASKYYDEVTTGIDFTARDLQSIQKEKKLPWEISKSFDNSAVVGKFFKLAELGKSSNFQFSMKLNGKEVQRGNSNQMMFSPEKIIAYISQFFTLQVGDLLYTGTPVGVGAVKPSDRLEGFLEMEKVFDFEVK
- a CDS encoding methylated-DNA--[protein]-cysteine S-methyltransferase, whose translation is MKKHFSTYLGCPLGELEIVGTNKFITEVKFVMDRGEDSDKVPEILRQCKDELQEYFEGKRKEFTLNLSPEGTAFQQIVWSELRNIPYGETTAYRTIAIQLKNPGSVRAVGHANARNPIAIIIPCHRVISEDGKLTGYAGGLWRKQWLLEHEGNTSGKNPTLF
- a CDS encoding carbonic anhydrase, which gives rise to MDTIRKLLSANKQWAKRQVEVEPDFFEKLEKLQNPEILWIGCSDSRVPANEITDTKPGEIFVHRNVANLVIHTDLNLLSVLHYSVVVLHVKHIIVCGHYGCGGVKAAMTHQSFGILNKWLRNIKDVYRIHQQEVDALATEEERLNRMAELNVKEQVMNLAKTSIVQKSWAEHGIPHIHGWIYSLHDGIIKAIEIIPPGTTLDSVYQFDSF